From the genome of Pukyongia salina, one region includes:
- a CDS encoding DNA helicase PriA, whose translation MQEAAEKKSELKKSCINCGAEMLYAPGTTELQCEYCGYSQQIPPNESGFQELELNTYLDSLGHHSHSQAILMLQCKNCGANQHIEEHYKSLHCVYCNSPLIIEDAQKEEWILPGAVLPFQIDQKSAHRIFQKWVKGLWWAPNKLKKASLDPQNTKGLYSPYWTFDAQLYANYVGQRGDYYYVSVPYTTTVNGKTVTRMRQERRTRWTPASGSISGFVDDTLIKASTQRSGVIPRKVARWDLSKLVPFDSSYLSGFVTEKYTIPLKDGHLDAEKEAERIADRWARRDIGGDTQRIHSIDMRLTEQTFKHILLPVYISAYRYKGKRYNFFVNGQSGVLSGQRPYSFWKIFLFVLMIIAILSVIVFFTNQG comes from the coding sequence ATGCAAGAAGCAGCAGAGAAAAAATCGGAATTAAAAAAGTCCTGCATTAATTGCGGTGCAGAGATGTTATATGCGCCGGGAACCACCGAGTTGCAATGTGAATATTGTGGCTATTCTCAACAAATCCCTCCTAACGAATCGGGTTTCCAGGAACTCGAGTTGAACACCTATCTCGATTCTCTGGGCCATCATTCGCATAGCCAGGCTATTTTAATGCTGCAATGTAAGAACTGCGGGGCCAATCAACACATTGAAGAGCATTATAAATCGCTGCACTGTGTGTATTGTAATTCTCCATTGATCATAGAAGATGCCCAAAAAGAAGAATGGATCCTGCCGGGTGCCGTACTGCCATTTCAAATAGACCAGAAATCTGCACATCGCATTTTCCAGAAGTGGGTTAAGGGCCTGTGGTGGGCCCCGAACAAATTAAAAAAGGCAAGTCTGGACCCTCAGAATACAAAGGGTTTATATTCCCCCTATTGGACTTTCGATGCACAATTATATGCCAATTATGTTGGGCAGCGTGGTGATTATTACTACGTTTCGGTGCCTTATACCACCACTGTAAATGGTAAGACTGTAACCCGTATGCGGCAGGAACGGAGAACACGTTGGACTCCCGCAAGCGGAAGCATCTCCGGATTTGTAGATGATACACTTATAAAAGCTTCAACGCAACGCTCTGGGGTGATCCCTAGAAAAGTTGCTCGCTGGGACCTGAGCAAATTGGTGCCTTTCGACAGTAGTTATCTGTCTGGATTTGTAACCGAAAAATATACTATCCCGTTAAAGGATGGACATCTTGACGCAGAGAAAGAAGCCGAACGAATTGCCGATCGTTGGGCGCGAAGGGATATAGGCGGGGATACCCAGCGCATTCACTCTATTGATATGCGCCTAACCGAGCAAACATTTAAACACATTCTTCTTCCCGTTTATATAAGTGCGTATCGCTATAAGGGAAAGCGATATAATTTCTTTGTTAACGGACAGTCCGGTGTGCTTTCGGGGCAACGGCCCTATTCGTTCTGGAAGATATTCCTGTTTGTTCTAATGATCATTGCTATCTTATCGGTCATCGTATTTTTTACCAACCAGGGATGA
- a CDS encoding metallophosphoesterase, translating into MRTLVVGDIHGGLRGLIQVLEKVVPSADDRFIFIGDYVDGWSENAETVSFLLNFSNSHNCVFIRGNHDELVCDFLKNKDEKPMWLAHGGQATKDSYANYSQDEVDRHIVFFESLQNYYIDEKNRLFLHAGFTNMHGPQHEYYPNLVYWDRTLWEMVCSLDTDITPEDPLYPLRLKLFSQIYIGHTPVTRIGETVPVKKANVWNVDTGAAFKGPLSILDADSKELWQSDPVWTLYPEEQGRN; encoded by the coding sequence ATGAGAACATTAGTAGTAGGTGATATACACGGTGGCCTTCGAGGGTTGATTCAGGTTTTGGAAAAAGTAGTTCCGAGCGCTGATGATCGATTTATTTTTATAGGCGATTATGTGGACGGATGGAGTGAGAATGCTGAAACCGTTTCTTTTTTACTGAATTTTTCCAATTCCCATAACTGTGTCTTCATTCGAGGAAATCACGACGAACTGGTATGTGATTTTCTGAAAAATAAGGATGAAAAACCAATGTGGCTGGCACATGGGGGGCAGGCAACTAAAGATAGTTACGCTAACTATTCACAAGATGAGGTCGACAGACATATTGTTTTCTTTGAGTCGCTTCAGAATTATTATATAGATGAAAAGAACAGATTGTTCTTACATGCCGGATTTACCAATATGCACGGGCCACAGCATGAGTACTACCCCAATCTGGTTTACTGGGATCGTACTTTGTGGGAGATGGTGTGTAGTCTGGACACTGATATAACTCCCGAAGATCCCCTCTATCCACTTCGCCTGAAATTGTTTTCCCAGATCTATATAGGCCATACGCCGGTCACTCGTATTGGCGAGACCGTTCCGGTGAAGAAAGCAAATGTGTGGAATGTAGATACAGGGGCCGCTTTTAAAGGGCCACTTTCCATACTTGATGCGGACAGCAAAGAGCTATGGCAAAGCGATCCTGTATGGACCTTATATCCCGAAGAGCAGGGGCGAAACTAA